From Lolium perenne isolate Kyuss_39 chromosome 5, Kyuss_2.0, whole genome shotgun sequence, a single genomic window includes:
- the LOC139831220 gene encoding uncharacterized protein: MQNMNKELPELFGMLKAAEIEIKKEHQVLMVNKTTSFKKQGKSKGKFKKGGKKAATPPMKPKNGPKPDAECYYCKEKGHWKRNCSKYLADLKSGLVKKKKEGTKE, encoded by the exons atgcagaacatgaacaaggagttacctgaactctttggcatgctaaaagctgctgagattgagatcaagaaagagcaccaagtgttgatggtcaacaagaccaccagtttcaagaaacagggcaagtcgaagggaaaattcaagaagggtggcaagaaagctgccacgcctcctatgaaacctaagaacggccctaagcctgatgctgagtgctattactgcaaggagaagggacactggaagcgtaattgctccaagtatctggctgatctgaagagcggccttgtcaagaagaagaaagaag gaactaaagaataa
- the LOC127325884 gene encoding uncharacterized protein, whose product MGSLFSSHDDDHPRHLISMLPRAGRDPRERVGRPMFKEMLATVDQGHDGRVFTIEESYADCTCWLAHGVLKHFNANNPGAQYLVDSTAEMKAACTGFGKDLIWYHLSFSARQRDNAEMDIFFAELCYDIDSEKINLETCTILEKPFRTSCAFCPEESKIMHPCEPQFVCGKEGQETEFFCIAHMLLWPYENCVGDLDLVDGQMMIDRWADDGQ is encoded by the exons ATGGGATCTCTCTTCTCTTCCCATGACGACGACCACCCCAGGCACCTTATCTCGATGCTCCCAAGAGCGGGCCGCGACCCGAGAGAGCGGGTCGGTCGCCCTATGTTCAAAGAGATGCTTGCTACCGTGGATCAAGGACATGACGGCCGCGTCTTCACCATAGA AGAGAGCTATGCCGACTGCACCTGCTGGCTCGCCCACGGCGTTCTCAAACACTTCAACGCCAACAACCCG GGCGCCCAGTATCTAGTAGATTCCACCGCCGAGATGAAAGCCGCCTGCACCGGGTTCGGGAAAGATCTCATATGGTACCACCTCAGCTTCTCGGCTCGCCAAAGGGACAACGCAGAGATGGACATCTTCTTTGCCGAGCTCTGCTATGATATAGACTCCGAGAAAATCAACCTTGAAACGTGCACCATCTTGG AAAAGCCCTTCAGAACCAGTTGTGCATTTTGTCCTGAGGAGTCCAAGATTATGCACCCATGCGAACCACAATTTGTGTGTGGAAAGGAGGGGCAAGAAACAGAATTCTTCTGCATAGCACACATGTTACTATGGCCATACGAGAATTGTGTTGGCGATCTTGATCTGGTAGATGGACAGATGATGATTGACAGATGGGCAGACGATGGACAGTGA